From Pseudodesulfovibrio nedwellii:
GCCACCAGGACGAGCGCCAGCTGGGCGACCACCACCAGGACGATTATCGGGACGACCGCCACCTGGGCGACCTGCACCAGGACGACCTGCACCAGGACGACCGCCACCTGGGCGACCTCCACCGGGACGACCACCACCAGGACGACCGCCGGGACGACGTTCAGGCTGGGCCATTTTGGCAGCCGCACGAGCCTGGACTTCCGCCTCGGTGGGCATGGAAATGATCTTAACTTTAGGAGCTTCTGGCTCTCTTTTCTTTTTCTTTTTCTTTTTGGGTTCCGCTTTGGCCGCAACCTCATCCTTTGCCGTTTTTTCGGCAGGGGCTTTCTTTTCCGCTTTTTTTGGCTTTTCAGCTTTTTGAGCGGGCTTAGCTTTTTCTACAGGCTCGGCGGGGGCTTCTTCCTTGGCTTCAGCTTTGGGAGCAGCTTCGGTTTTTTCAGGCACGGGTTCGGGGGCGGCCTCTTCAACCACTGCTTCCGGAACCGGGGTTTCTACAACCTCGGCCTTGATCTCCTCAGGCTTTTCCTCCACGGCAGGCTTAATCACCTTGACCTGGGGGGCAGCCTTTTTGGGAGCCTTCTTTTTGGCAGGTTTTTTTTCTGCCTTGGGTTCTTTGGCTTCCTTTACAGGTGCGGCTTCTTCCTTCACAGGAGTTTCTGCCACTTCCTCGACGGGAGTCTCCACCACTTCCTCGACCGTATCCTCGATCGGGGTTGCGGCTTCTTCTTCCTTGGGAGCCTTGGATTTATTGCGTCTGCGTCGAATAATGACACCAGAGTCGCTCACACGACGGACTTCGCGCTTGCCGGAACCGCCTTTCTTCATTTCCGCCTTGAGGCGGTCCACATCTTCGTCTTCCACGACAGTCTTTTGGCTTTTGGCCTGGACGCCGATTTCACGAAGTTGCTGAATGATCTCCTTGTTGCTGAGTTTGAGCTCAACAGCCAAGTCTTCTACCCGAACCTTTGCCGTCATCTAATTACCCCTTTTGCGTTTCTTCATCAGGCCCATGATTACTTTTGGGAATAGTTCCCTGCATCGGGTCTGACCGCATACGTAAATTCCGCGTCCGGGCATTGTGTGCCCCGGATCAAGTACCGGACCGTTGTCAGTCGGTTCGCTTGTTGCTTCCGGACAGACGTACCGCGTCAATTCTCGCTTGGAGAACCGTTCGCGACAGACAGCGCACATTCTGACAGGATCGTGTTTATGCCCTGTGTGGTTCATGCGTTGTCCGTGCCCCAGTGTTATTTCGTCTCCTCGCCTTCGGCGGGAGTTTCTGATTCTTCAGTTTCTGTAGCTTCTTCAGCATTGTTTTCTTCAATCTCAGCGTCAGCTTCAATCTCAGCGTCAGCTTCAATTTCAATTTCAGCTTCCATAACTTCTTCAGTCATTTCTGCTTCGGCTGCATTTGCTTCTTCTTCAGCCAATTCTTCGAAGATACCAGGAGCAAGCATGTTGATAGCTACACGGATGTCACCAATTTTGCTTTCGGTCATGCCTTTGATGTAGAGCAGGTCTTCATCAGTGGCCTTGACGATGGATTCGATAGTTTCGAAGCCTGCGCCAAAGAAGTTTTCCATGCCGATTTCAGCAACAGCTGCGATTTGGTCCATGCCCTTACGTGCGGCGTTCATTTCGCCGTAGCGGGATTCGGTGAAGATGTCGATCTTCCAGCCCAGAAGTTTGGCGGCCAGCTTGACGTTTTGCCCTTTGCGGCCAATGGCCAAGGTGAGCTGATCGTCGGGACAGACCACTTCCAA
This genomic window contains:
- a CDS encoding YlxR family protein, coding for MNHTGHKHDPVRMCAVCRERFSKRELTRYVCPEATSEPTDNGPVLDPGHTMPGRGIYVCGQTRCRELFPKVIMGLMKKRKRGN